One window of the Melospiza melodia melodia isolate bMelMel2 chromosome 15, bMelMel2.pri, whole genome shotgun sequence genome contains the following:
- the PEAK1 gene encoding inactive tyrosine-protein kinase PEAK1 isoform X1 translates to MSACNTFTEHVWKPGECKNCFKPKSLHQLPPVSEKKPLSHANLKANASQSGGQRPGRGSGSFRPPVAKKPTIAVKPTMMVAEGLCGELATLEQVENKPLPAGWNRNKAVLSKKPLNNNNEEEIEGYSHVPRPYGSSEGVGKVPNNNNNNGLTEVLKEIAGLDTTPQLAGNETNARETFLGRINSCYKRSLERKIPPSCMVGGMKDSQSKHVILSGSTEVISNEGGRFCYPELSSGDESEDDTFFGSMQEEHESWDESDEELLAMEIRMRGQPRFANFRANTLSPVPFCVDKKWNTVPLRNKSLQRICAVDYDDSYDEILNGYGEETVILYGQESMQSMASSDSTSPDSSLTEESRSGTTSSSSQKLCNGGLSPSTPQELKVIEPEYESLCDNQQVKDVPKAPRTALKSQETHKAVLALRLEEKDGKIAVQTDMQENKSSSDVAGQAVTINLVPVEEQAKPYRVVNMEQPVCKPYTVVDVSAAMTSECKENQTETSETKKASSNPSSPVTPGTPTASSAASPVRVHTNLKKSSAIRYQEVWTSSTSPRQKIPKVELIGNGSGPSVPPRKTSHKSAPTSPTATNVSSKTIPVKSPNLSEIKFNSYNNAGMPPFPIIIHDEPTYAKSSKNAIKVPIVINPNAYDNLAIYKSFLGTTGELSVKDKTTSVISHTYEEIETESKGTEAIGSKSTELPQAKGAASSPECRLGSVAQKVQEFNSCLSKSQKSPQRSHSADHSSPSRVQKAMQEPAAKADVTPEGSVGSSSGRENASTVLSQIVASIQPPQSPPETPQSAPKSCSVEELYSLPPEGDAGKNTLVRPKSLFTSQPEVESSKVESTAVKVQKDPLSQPAATPSPKAARATPGAASPQAEQAPPFPPPRSTSSPYHASNLLQRHFSNWAKPNGPPRSTEAESILHSEGRRPDAKPKRWISFKSFFRRRKADDEEEREKDREKGKLVGLDGTVIHMLPPPPVQRHHWFSEAKSESSEKPSIVFMYRCDPAQTEPRAELPAQPGLDSAIAEALAKDKGETQEKPPESSEQSTASHSSPPQAPKKIPSTPEHCGINGSPEFQDMIKRLKKALKEFPLMGNCVSEYSGQVPEEPALEELSPRVPRAVFVKQDNGGSASVIPASRGAPGPEEKEAAPNSPDLSTCSATYSNLGQSRAAMIPPKQPRQPKGALDDAIAFVGLADQETVNNLQPTPPPLPKKTILRANTEPTPRDLQKQALENNLCIMANPTYDIDTNWEASSACSSVSLELKVLDNESGDSLGRPSEKLRAAASATSSVSSLATGSIKERCSTSMESLSGRRLPQARQARGVQKPQRQALYRGIENRDEVVGKIRGLHADSLKKLALKCEDLFMAGQKDQLRFGVDSWSDFRLTSDKPCCEAGDAVYYPASYAKDPLNNYAVKICKSKAKESQQYYHSLSIRQSLAINFNIQQDCGHFLAEVPMRLLPWEDDDAADVEEEREEEEKEAEQKNKDSACSPEGSCRDSPSRQGTLSKPRSRVVVITREVPQLTVADFVRDSAARHSKSPDLYERQVCLLLLQLCLGLEHLKPYHITHCDLRLENLLLVHSRPGGSPLSPEATEPNPNTACPARLIVSNFSQAKQKSHMVDPEVLRDQSRLAPEIITATQYKKCDEFQTGILIYEMLHLPNPFDENPELKEKEYTCADLPKIPCRSLYSQGLQQLASCLLNPNPSERILISEAKGILQCLLWGPREDLFHALSTSSNPSRRDAILQNWLDIKRTLLMIKFAEKSLERDCGIILEDWLCCQYLAFATTDSLHRIVRLMKQH, encoded by the exons ATGTCTGCTTGCAACACTTTCACTGAGCACGTCTGGAAACCCGGTGAATGTAAGAACTGCTTCAAGCCCAAGAGCTTGCACCAGTTGCCCCCGGTGTCGGAGAAGAAGCCGCTCTCCCATGCCAACCTGAAAGCCAATGCGAGCCAGAGCGGCGGGCAGcgcccgggcaggggcagcggcagCTTCCGCCCGCCCGTGGCCAAGAAGCCGACGATAGCGGTGAAACCCACCATGATGGTGGCAGAGGGGCTCTGCGGGGAGCTGGCCACGCTGGAGCAGGTCGAGAACAAACCCCTGCCCGCGGGCTGGAACCGCAACAAGGCGGTGCTGAGCAAAAAACCACTGAACAATAACAATGAGGAGGAGATCGAAGGTTACAGCCATGTTCCCAGGCCGTATGGCAGCAGCGAGGGCGTGGGGAAGGTGcccaataacaataataataatgggCTGACAGAAGTTCTGAAGGAGATTGCAGGTTTGGATACCACACCTCAGCTCGCTGGGAATGAAACAAACGCGAGAGAAACCTTCTTGGGAAGGATAAATAGTTGTTACAAGAGATCCTTAGAAAGGAAGATCCCTCCGAGCTGCATGGTGGGTGGAATGAAGGACTCACAGAGTAAGCATGTTATTCTGAGTGGAAGCACTGAAGTCATAAGTAATGAAGGTGGACGTTTCTGTTATCCAGAGTTGTCTAGTGGGGATGAGAGTGAGGATGACACGTTTTTTGGCAGCATGCAGGAAGAGCACGAGAGCTGGGATGAAAGTGATGAAGAGTTGTTAGCAATGGAAATCCGCATGAGGGGCCAGCCTCGCTTTGCTAATTTCAGAGCTAACACCCTGTCTCCTGTTCCGTTCTGTGTTGACAAAAAATGGAATACTGTGCCCCTTCGGAACAAGTCTCTGCAGCGGATCTGTGCCGTGGACTATGACGACAGTTACGATGAAATTTTAAATGGTTATGGGGAAGAGACTGTGATTCTTTATGGGCAAGAGAGCATGCAGAGCATGGCATCTTCTGATTCTACATCTCCTGATTCTTCTTTGACAGAAGAGTCTCGTTCTGGGACAACCAGCAGTTCTTCCCAGAAGCTCTGTAATGGAGGGTTATCTCCTAGCACTCCTCAGGAACTCAAAGTGATTGAACCAGAATATGAAAGTCTTTGTGACAATCAACAAGTGAAGGACGTGCCAAAAGCACCCAGAACTGCTCTGAAAAGTCAGGAAACTCACAAGGCAGTCCTTGCGCTtcgcctggaggagaaggatggcAAAATTGCTGTGCAGACTGATATGCAGGAGAATAAAAGTTCTTCAGATGTTGCTGGTCAAGCCGTGACTATTAATTTGGTGCCTGTGGAGGAGCAAGCTAAACCTTACAGGGTGGTGAACATGGAACAGCCAGTGTGCAAGCCATACACAGTAGTGGATGTATCAGCTGCCATGACCAGTGAATGTAAAGAGAACCAGACTGAAACCTCAGAAACCAAAAAGGCATCATCTAACCCAAGCTCACCAGTAACCCCAGGCACACCTACTGCATCCTCTGCAGCATCACCTGTGCGTGTACACACCAACCTGAAAAAATCCAGCGCAATCAGATACCAGGAAGTGTGGACTTCCAGCACTAGTCCAAGACAGAAGATACCTAAGGTGGAACTGATTGGAAACGGCTCAGGACCTTCTGTTCCTCCCAGGAAGACAAGCCACAAGTCAGCTCCTACTTCACCTACAGCTACAAACGTTTCTTCGAAAACCATCCCAGTTAAGTCTCCCAATTTGTCTGAGATAAAATTCAACAGTTACAACAATGCTGGCATGCCTCCTTTCCCTATTATCATTCATGATGAGCCCACTTATGCTAAGAGCTCTAAAAATGCTATTAAAGTTCCCATTGTAATCAATCCAAATGCCTATGATAACTTGGCAATCTATAAAAGTTTTCTAGGGACAACTGGGGAGCTGTCTGTCAAAGATAAAACTACAAGTGTGATAAGCCATACCTATGAAGAAATAGAAACTGAAAGTAAAGGCACCGAAGCCATAGGCAGCAAATCCACTGAGCTGCCCCAAGCAAAGGGGGCGGCCAGTAGCCCTGAGTGCAGGCTGGGCTCTGTGGCTCAGAAGGTCCAGGAGTTCAACAGCTGCCTCAGTAAAAGCCAGAAATCCCCGCAGAGAAGTCACAGTGCTGACCACAGCTCCCCCTCCAGAGTTCAAAAGGCAATGCAAGAGCCTGCAGCAAAGGCAGACGTGACCCCGGAGggttctgtgggcagcagcagtggcagagaGAACGCGAGCACGGTGCTCTCACAGATTGTGGCTTCTATCCAGCCTCCACAGTCTCCTCCAGAGACACCTCAGTCTGCTCCCAAGTCCTGCAGTGTAGAAGAACTGTATTCCTTACCCCCTGAGGGAGATGCTGGTAAAAACACCCTGGTACGACCCAAGTCTCTGTTTACATCGCAGCCTGAGGTGGAGTCCTCCAAGGTGGAAAGCACTGCCGTTAAAGTGCAGAAGGATCCGCTGTCACAGCCAGCTGCCACTCCCTCTCCAAAGGCAGCGCGAGCCACCCCGGGCGCCGCcagtccccaggcagagcaggccCCGCCATTCCCCCCTCCACGCTCCACCTCCTCTCCCTACCACGCCAGTAACCTGCTGCAGAGGCATTTCAGCAACTGGGCCAAGCCCAACGGCCCCCCCAGGTCCACAGAAGCCGAGTCCATCCTGCACTCGGAGGGGCGGCGCCCCGACGCCAAACCCAAGCGCTGGATCTCGTTCAAGAGCTTCTTCCGCCGCAGGAAAGCCGACgatgaggaggagagggagaaggacAGGGAGAAGGGGAAGCTGGTGGGTCTGGATGGAACTGTGATCCACATGCTGCCCCCGCCCCCGGTGCAGCGGCACCACTGGTTCAGCGAGGCCAAGTCGGAGTCGAGCGAGAAGCCCTCGATCGTGTTCATGTACAGGTGTGACCCCGCACAGACCGAGCCCCGCgctgagctcccagcccagcctggcctggactCTGCCATCGCAGAGGCACTGGCCAAGGACAAGGGGGAAACACAGGAAAAGCCTCCAGAGAGCTCGGAACAAAGCACAGCCAGCCACTCCTCACCACCTCAGGCTCCCAAGAAAATCCCCAG CACACCAGAACACTGTGGAATCAATGGCTCGCCAGAGTTTCAAGACATGATTAAAAGACTCAAGAAggccctgaaagaatttcctttaATGGGGAATTGTGTGAGTGAGTACAGTGG TCAGGTGCCCGAGGAGCCGGCCCTGGAGGAGCTGTCCCCGCGTGTCCCCAGGGCGGTGTTTGTGAAGCAGGACAATGGGGGCAGCGCCTCCGTCATCCCCGCCTCCCGCGGCGCCCCGGGCCCggaggagaaagaagcagctccgAACTCTCCTGATCTGAGCACCTGCAGCGCTACCTACAGCAACCTAG GGCAGTCCAGAGCAGCTATGATCCCTCCAAAACAGCCCAGGCAACCCAAAGGAGCTTTGGATGATGCCATTGCCTTTGTAGGGCTGGCAGACCAGGAGACAGTGAACAACTTGCAGCCAACACCGCCTCCACTGCCAAAGAAAACAATTCTGAGAGCGAACACAGAGCCAACTCCCCGAGACCTCCAGAAGCAGGCTCTGGAGAACAACCTGTGCATCATGGCCAACCCCACCTACGACATTGACACCAACTGGGAAGCGAGCAGCGCCTGCTCCTCGGTCAGCCTGGAGCTCAAGGTCCTGGACAACGAGTCGGGAGATTCCCTGGGCAGGCCCTCAGAGAAGCTGAGAGCGGCCGCCTCGGCCACGAGCAGCGTTTCCAGCCTGGCCACGGGCAGCATCAAGGAGCGCTGCTCCACCAGCATGGAGTCGCTGAGCGGGCGGCGCCTGCCGCAGGCCAGGCAGGCCCGGGGCGTGCAGAAGCCGCAGAGACAGGCGCTCTACCGGGGCATCGAGAACAGGGACGAGGTGGTGGGCAAGATCCGCGGCCTGCACGCCGACTCGCTCAAGAAGCTGGCGCTGAAGTGCGAGGATCTGTTCATGGCGGGCCAGAAGGACCAGCTGCGCTTCGGCGTGGACAGCTGGTCGGATTTCCGCCTCACCAGCGACAAGCCCTGCTGCGAGGCGGGGGACGCCGTGTACTACCCTGCCTCCTACGCCAAGGACCCCCTCAACAACTACGCTGTCAAG ATCTGTAAGAGCAAGGCCAAGGAGTCCCAGCAGTATTACCACAGCCTGTCCATCCGGCAGAGCCTGGCTATCAACTTCAACATCCAGCAGGACTGTGGCCATTTCCTGGCCGAGGTGCCCATGCGCCTCCTTCCCTGGGAGGATGACGACGCAGCGGACGTGGAAGAAGAGCGGGAAGAAGAGGAGAAAGAGGCTGAGCAGAAGAACAAGGACAGTGCCTGCAGCCCAGAGGGCtcgtgcagggacagccccagcaggcagggcacCCTGAGCAAGCCCCGCAGCCGCGTGGTGGTGATCACGCGCGAGGTGCCGCAGCTCACTGTGGCCGACTTCGTGCGCGACTCCGCGGCCCGGCACAGCAAGAGCCCCGACCTGTACGAGAGACAGGtgtgcctgctgctcctgcagctgtgcctgggcCTCGAGCACCTGAAGCCCTACCACATCACCCACTGTGACCTGCGCCTGGAGAACCTGCTGCTGGTTCACTCCAGGCCGGGAGGCAGCCCCCTGAGCCCCGAGGCCACGGAGCCCAATCCCAACACTGCCTGCCCGGCCAGGTTAATTGTGAGCAACTTCTCGCAGGCCAAGCAGAAGAGTCACATGGTGGACCCTGAGGTCCTGCGGGATCAGTCCCGCCTGGCGCCAGAAATCATCACTGCAACGCAGTACAAGAAGTGTGATGAGTTCCAGACTGGCATCCTCATCTATGAAATGCTGCACTTACCCAACCCCTTTGATGAGAATCCAGAGCTGAAAGAGAAGGAGTACACTTGTGCCGATCTCCCCAAGATTCCTTGCCGTTCCCTCTACTCGCAAGGGCTTCAACAACTCGCCAGCTGCCTGCTGAATCCCAACCCTTCAGAGAGGATCTTGATATCAGAAGCCAAAGGAATCCTTCAGTGTCTGCTCTGGGGCCCACGTGAGGACTTGTTCCATGCTCTCAGTACATCTTCCAACCCCTCACGGAGAGATGCCATACTTCAGAACTGGCTCGATATAAAAAGGACGCTGCTGATGATCAAGTTTGCAGAGAAGTCCTTGGAGAGGGACTGTGGAATTATTCTGGAAGACTGGCTTTGTTGTCAGTATCTGGCTTTTGCCACTACAGACTCACTTCATCGCATTGTGAGACTCATGAAGCAGCACTAG
- the PEAK1 gene encoding inactive tyrosine-protein kinase PEAK1 isoform X2 translates to MSACNTFTEHVWKPGECKNCFKPKSLHQLPPVSEKKPLSHANLKANASQSGGQRPGRGSGSFRPPVAKKPTIAVKPTMMVAEGLCGELATLEQVENKPLPAGWNRNKAVLSKKPLNNNNEEEIEGYSHVPRPYGSSEGVGKVPNNNNNNGLTEVLKEIAGLDTTPQLAGNETNARETFLGRINSCYKRSLERKIPPSCMVGGMKDSQSKHVILSGSTEVISNEGGRFCYPELSSGDESEDDTFFGSMQEEHESWDESDEELLAMEIRMRGQPRFANFRANTLSPVPFCVDKKWNTVPLRNKSLQRICAVDYDDSYDEILNGYGEETVILYGQESMQSMASSDSTSPDSSLTEESRSGTTSSSSQKLCNGGLSPSTPQELKVIEPEYESLCDNQQVKDVPKAPRTALKSQETHKAVLALRLEEKDGKIAVQTDMQENKSSSDVAGQAVTINLVPVEEQAKPYRVVNMEQPVCKPYTVVDVSAAMTSECKENQTETSETKKASSNPSSPVTPGTPTASSAASPVRVHTNLKKSSAIRYQEVWTSSTSPRQKIPKVELIGNGSGPSVPPRKTSHKSAPTSPTATNVSSKTIPVKSPNLSEIKFNSYNNAGMPPFPIIIHDEPTYAKSSKNAIKVPIVINPNAYDNLAIYKSFLGTTGELSVKDKTTSVISHTYEEIETESKGTEAIGSKSTELPQAKGAASSPECRLGSVAQKVQEFNSCLSKSQKSPQRSHSADHSSPSRVQKAMQEPAAKADVTPEGSVGSSSGRENASTVLSQIVASIQPPQSPPETPQSAPKSCSVEELYSLPPEGDAGKNTLVRPKSLFTSQPEVESSKVESTAVKVQKDPLSQPAATPSPKAARATPGAASPQAEQAPPFPPPRSTSSPYHASNLLQRHFSNWAKPNGPPRSTEAESILHSEGRRPDAKPKRWISFKSFFRRRKADDEEEREKDREKGKLVGLDGTVIHMLPPPPVQRHHWFSEAKSESSEKPSIVFMYRCDPAQTEPRAELPAQPGLDSAIAEALAKDKGETQEKPPESSEQSTASHSSPPQAPKKIPSQVPEEPALEELSPRVPRAVFVKQDNGGSASVIPASRGAPGPEEKEAAPNSPDLSTCSATYSNLGQSRAAMIPPKQPRQPKGALDDAIAFVGLADQETVNNLQPTPPPLPKKTILRANTEPTPRDLQKQALENNLCIMANPTYDIDTNWEASSACSSVSLELKVLDNESGDSLGRPSEKLRAAASATSSVSSLATGSIKERCSTSMESLSGRRLPQARQARGVQKPQRQALYRGIENRDEVVGKIRGLHADSLKKLALKCEDLFMAGQKDQLRFGVDSWSDFRLTSDKPCCEAGDAVYYPASYAKDPLNNYAVKICKSKAKESQQYYHSLSIRQSLAINFNIQQDCGHFLAEVPMRLLPWEDDDAADVEEEREEEEKEAEQKNKDSACSPEGSCRDSPSRQGTLSKPRSRVVVITREVPQLTVADFVRDSAARHSKSPDLYERQVCLLLLQLCLGLEHLKPYHITHCDLRLENLLLVHSRPGGSPLSPEATEPNPNTACPARLIVSNFSQAKQKSHMVDPEVLRDQSRLAPEIITATQYKKCDEFQTGILIYEMLHLPNPFDENPELKEKEYTCADLPKIPCRSLYSQGLQQLASCLLNPNPSERILISEAKGILQCLLWGPREDLFHALSTSSNPSRRDAILQNWLDIKRTLLMIKFAEKSLERDCGIILEDWLCCQYLAFATTDSLHRIVRLMKQH, encoded by the exons ATGTCTGCTTGCAACACTTTCACTGAGCACGTCTGGAAACCCGGTGAATGTAAGAACTGCTTCAAGCCCAAGAGCTTGCACCAGTTGCCCCCGGTGTCGGAGAAGAAGCCGCTCTCCCATGCCAACCTGAAAGCCAATGCGAGCCAGAGCGGCGGGCAGcgcccgggcaggggcagcggcagCTTCCGCCCGCCCGTGGCCAAGAAGCCGACGATAGCGGTGAAACCCACCATGATGGTGGCAGAGGGGCTCTGCGGGGAGCTGGCCACGCTGGAGCAGGTCGAGAACAAACCCCTGCCCGCGGGCTGGAACCGCAACAAGGCGGTGCTGAGCAAAAAACCACTGAACAATAACAATGAGGAGGAGATCGAAGGTTACAGCCATGTTCCCAGGCCGTATGGCAGCAGCGAGGGCGTGGGGAAGGTGcccaataacaataataataatgggCTGACAGAAGTTCTGAAGGAGATTGCAGGTTTGGATACCACACCTCAGCTCGCTGGGAATGAAACAAACGCGAGAGAAACCTTCTTGGGAAGGATAAATAGTTGTTACAAGAGATCCTTAGAAAGGAAGATCCCTCCGAGCTGCATGGTGGGTGGAATGAAGGACTCACAGAGTAAGCATGTTATTCTGAGTGGAAGCACTGAAGTCATAAGTAATGAAGGTGGACGTTTCTGTTATCCAGAGTTGTCTAGTGGGGATGAGAGTGAGGATGACACGTTTTTTGGCAGCATGCAGGAAGAGCACGAGAGCTGGGATGAAAGTGATGAAGAGTTGTTAGCAATGGAAATCCGCATGAGGGGCCAGCCTCGCTTTGCTAATTTCAGAGCTAACACCCTGTCTCCTGTTCCGTTCTGTGTTGACAAAAAATGGAATACTGTGCCCCTTCGGAACAAGTCTCTGCAGCGGATCTGTGCCGTGGACTATGACGACAGTTACGATGAAATTTTAAATGGTTATGGGGAAGAGACTGTGATTCTTTATGGGCAAGAGAGCATGCAGAGCATGGCATCTTCTGATTCTACATCTCCTGATTCTTCTTTGACAGAAGAGTCTCGTTCTGGGACAACCAGCAGTTCTTCCCAGAAGCTCTGTAATGGAGGGTTATCTCCTAGCACTCCTCAGGAACTCAAAGTGATTGAACCAGAATATGAAAGTCTTTGTGACAATCAACAAGTGAAGGACGTGCCAAAAGCACCCAGAACTGCTCTGAAAAGTCAGGAAACTCACAAGGCAGTCCTTGCGCTtcgcctggaggagaaggatggcAAAATTGCTGTGCAGACTGATATGCAGGAGAATAAAAGTTCTTCAGATGTTGCTGGTCAAGCCGTGACTATTAATTTGGTGCCTGTGGAGGAGCAAGCTAAACCTTACAGGGTGGTGAACATGGAACAGCCAGTGTGCAAGCCATACACAGTAGTGGATGTATCAGCTGCCATGACCAGTGAATGTAAAGAGAACCAGACTGAAACCTCAGAAACCAAAAAGGCATCATCTAACCCAAGCTCACCAGTAACCCCAGGCACACCTACTGCATCCTCTGCAGCATCACCTGTGCGTGTACACACCAACCTGAAAAAATCCAGCGCAATCAGATACCAGGAAGTGTGGACTTCCAGCACTAGTCCAAGACAGAAGATACCTAAGGTGGAACTGATTGGAAACGGCTCAGGACCTTCTGTTCCTCCCAGGAAGACAAGCCACAAGTCAGCTCCTACTTCACCTACAGCTACAAACGTTTCTTCGAAAACCATCCCAGTTAAGTCTCCCAATTTGTCTGAGATAAAATTCAACAGTTACAACAATGCTGGCATGCCTCCTTTCCCTATTATCATTCATGATGAGCCCACTTATGCTAAGAGCTCTAAAAATGCTATTAAAGTTCCCATTGTAATCAATCCAAATGCCTATGATAACTTGGCAATCTATAAAAGTTTTCTAGGGACAACTGGGGAGCTGTCTGTCAAAGATAAAACTACAAGTGTGATAAGCCATACCTATGAAGAAATAGAAACTGAAAGTAAAGGCACCGAAGCCATAGGCAGCAAATCCACTGAGCTGCCCCAAGCAAAGGGGGCGGCCAGTAGCCCTGAGTGCAGGCTGGGCTCTGTGGCTCAGAAGGTCCAGGAGTTCAACAGCTGCCTCAGTAAAAGCCAGAAATCCCCGCAGAGAAGTCACAGTGCTGACCACAGCTCCCCCTCCAGAGTTCAAAAGGCAATGCAAGAGCCTGCAGCAAAGGCAGACGTGACCCCGGAGggttctgtgggcagcagcagtggcagagaGAACGCGAGCACGGTGCTCTCACAGATTGTGGCTTCTATCCAGCCTCCACAGTCTCCTCCAGAGACACCTCAGTCTGCTCCCAAGTCCTGCAGTGTAGAAGAACTGTATTCCTTACCCCCTGAGGGAGATGCTGGTAAAAACACCCTGGTACGACCCAAGTCTCTGTTTACATCGCAGCCTGAGGTGGAGTCCTCCAAGGTGGAAAGCACTGCCGTTAAAGTGCAGAAGGATCCGCTGTCACAGCCAGCTGCCACTCCCTCTCCAAAGGCAGCGCGAGCCACCCCGGGCGCCGCcagtccccaggcagagcaggccCCGCCATTCCCCCCTCCACGCTCCACCTCCTCTCCCTACCACGCCAGTAACCTGCTGCAGAGGCATTTCAGCAACTGGGCCAAGCCCAACGGCCCCCCCAGGTCCACAGAAGCCGAGTCCATCCTGCACTCGGAGGGGCGGCGCCCCGACGCCAAACCCAAGCGCTGGATCTCGTTCAAGAGCTTCTTCCGCCGCAGGAAAGCCGACgatgaggaggagagggagaaggacAGGGAGAAGGGGAAGCTGGTGGGTCTGGATGGAACTGTGATCCACATGCTGCCCCCGCCCCCGGTGCAGCGGCACCACTGGTTCAGCGAGGCCAAGTCGGAGTCGAGCGAGAAGCCCTCGATCGTGTTCATGTACAGGTGTGACCCCGCACAGACCGAGCCCCGCgctgagctcccagcccagcctggcctggactCTGCCATCGCAGAGGCACTGGCCAAGGACAAGGGGGAAACACAGGAAAAGCCTCCAGAGAGCTCGGAACAAAGCACAGCCAGCCACTCCTCACCACCTCAGGCTCCCAAGAAAATCCCCAG TCAGGTGCCCGAGGAGCCGGCCCTGGAGGAGCTGTCCCCGCGTGTCCCCAGGGCGGTGTTTGTGAAGCAGGACAATGGGGGCAGCGCCTCCGTCATCCCCGCCTCCCGCGGCGCCCCGGGCCCggaggagaaagaagcagctccgAACTCTCCTGATCTGAGCACCTGCAGCGCTACCTACAGCAACCTAG GGCAGTCCAGAGCAGCTATGATCCCTCCAAAACAGCCCAGGCAACCCAAAGGAGCTTTGGATGATGCCATTGCCTTTGTAGGGCTGGCAGACCAGGAGACAGTGAACAACTTGCAGCCAACACCGCCTCCACTGCCAAAGAAAACAATTCTGAGAGCGAACACAGAGCCAACTCCCCGAGACCTCCAGAAGCAGGCTCTGGAGAACAACCTGTGCATCATGGCCAACCCCACCTACGACATTGACACCAACTGGGAAGCGAGCAGCGCCTGCTCCTCGGTCAGCCTGGAGCTCAAGGTCCTGGACAACGAGTCGGGAGATTCCCTGGGCAGGCCCTCAGAGAAGCTGAGAGCGGCCGCCTCGGCCACGAGCAGCGTTTCCAGCCTGGCCACGGGCAGCATCAAGGAGCGCTGCTCCACCAGCATGGAGTCGCTGAGCGGGCGGCGCCTGCCGCAGGCCAGGCAGGCCCGGGGCGTGCAGAAGCCGCAGAGACAGGCGCTCTACCGGGGCATCGAGAACAGGGACGAGGTGGTGGGCAAGATCCGCGGCCTGCACGCCGACTCGCTCAAGAAGCTGGCGCTGAAGTGCGAGGATCTGTTCATGGCGGGCCAGAAGGACCAGCTGCGCTTCGGCGTGGACAGCTGGTCGGATTTCCGCCTCACCAGCGACAAGCCCTGCTGCGAGGCGGGGGACGCCGTGTACTACCCTGCCTCCTACGCCAAGGACCCCCTCAACAACTACGCTGTCAAG ATCTGTAAGAGCAAGGCCAAGGAGTCCCAGCAGTATTACCACAGCCTGTCCATCCGGCAGAGCCTGGCTATCAACTTCAACATCCAGCAGGACTGTGGCCATTTCCTGGCCGAGGTGCCCATGCGCCTCCTTCCCTGGGAGGATGACGACGCAGCGGACGTGGAAGAAGAGCGGGAAGAAGAGGAGAAAGAGGCTGAGCAGAAGAACAAGGACAGTGCCTGCAGCCCAGAGGGCtcgtgcagggacagccccagcaggcagggcacCCTGAGCAAGCCCCGCAGCCGCGTGGTGGTGATCACGCGCGAGGTGCCGCAGCTCACTGTGGCCGACTTCGTGCGCGACTCCGCGGCCCGGCACAGCAAGAGCCCCGACCTGTACGAGAGACAGGtgtgcctgctgctcctgcagctgtgcctgggcCTCGAGCACCTGAAGCCCTACCACATCACCCACTGTGACCTGCGCCTGGAGAACCTGCTGCTGGTTCACTCCAGGCCGGGAGGCAGCCCCCTGAGCCCCGAGGCCACGGAGCCCAATCCCAACACTGCCTGCCCGGCCAGGTTAATTGTGAGCAACTTCTCGCAGGCCAAGCAGAAGAGTCACATGGTGGACCCTGAGGTCCTGCGGGATCAGTCCCGCCTGGCGCCAGAAATCATCACTGCAACGCAGTACAAGAAGTGTGATGAGTTCCAGACTGGCATCCTCATCTATGAAATGCTGCACTTACCCAACCCCTTTGATGAGAATCCAGAGCTGAAAGAGAAGGAGTACACTTGTGCCGATCTCCCCAAGATTCCTTGCCGTTCCCTCTACTCGCAAGGGCTTCAACAACTCGCCAGCTGCCTGCTGAATCCCAACCCTTCAGAGAGGATCTTGATATCAGAAGCCAAAGGAATCCTTCAGTGTCTGCTCTGGGGCCCACGTGAGGACTTGTTCCATGCTCTCAGTACATCTTCCAACCCCTCACGGAGAGATGCCATACTTCAGAACTGGCTCGATATAAAAAGGACGCTGCTGATGATCAAGTTTGCAGAGAAGTCCTTGGAGAGGGACTGTGGAATTATTCTGGAAGACTGGCTTTGTTGTCAGTATCTGGCTTTTGCCACTACAGACTCACTTCATCGCATTGTGAGACTCATGAAGCAGCACTAG